The following proteins are encoded in a genomic region of Flammeovirga pectinis:
- a CDS encoding zinc ribbon domain-containing protein, translated as MENTVAQRIEALSKVQQIDSELDAIRKLRGDLPEEVQDLEDEIIGYETRIDNLQRDLSDVEGTIDQLRGKIQDFKKRIVYLEEQQMNVRNNREFDAINKEMEMLDLDIQVAQKKIRDNEADEKVKSERVVNTKDALEERKKDLQTKKSELDEIMAESEVDEQKLLKQRDKATKHLDERLLRSYSKIRDNSSNGLAVVTVKRGACGGCFNTVPPQRQADIREKKKLIVCEHCGRVLTDVEVIEEVEASPKRRSTRGRKAATKKK; from the coding sequence ATGGAGAATACAGTCGCCCAAAGAATCGAAGCGCTTTCGAAAGTACAACAAATCGATAGCGAACTAGATGCAATCCGCAAATTACGCGGCGACCTGCCGGAAGAAGTTCAAGACCTAGAGGATGAGATCATAGGTTACGAGACTCGTATAGATAACTTACAAAGAGATCTGTCAGATGTCGAAGGAACTATTGATCAATTAAGAGGTAAAATTCAGGACTTCAAAAAGCGTATTGTTTATCTTGAAGAGCAACAAATGAACGTTAGAAATAACAGAGAATTTGATGCTATCAACAAGGAAATGGAGATGTTAGATCTTGATATCCAAGTTGCTCAAAAGAAAATTCGTGATAACGAAGCTGATGAGAAAGTGAAGAGTGAAAGAGTTGTAAATACAAAAGACGCTTTAGAAGAGCGTAAAAAGGATTTACAAACTAAAAAATCTGAACTTGACGAAATCATGGCTGAAAGTGAAGTTGATGAACAAAAACTTCTTAAGCAACGTGATAAAGCTACAAAACATCTTGATGAAAGATTATTAAGATCTTACAGCAAGATCAGAGATAACTCTTCTAATGGTTTAGCAGTTGTTACTGTAAAAAGAGGTGCTTGTGGTGGTTGTTTCAACACTGTCCCTCCTCAGAGACAAGCTGATATCCGTGAGAAAAAGAAATTAATCGTATGTGAACACTGCGGTAGAGTTTTAACTGATGTCGAGGTAATCGAAGAAGTTGAAGCGTCGCCAAAACGTCGTTCTACAAGAGGAAGAAAAGCTGCAACTAAGAAAAAATAG
- a CDS encoding fumarylacetoacetate hydrolase family protein, producing MKIICIGRNYVDHIAELNNERPTEPVIFTKPETAVLKNNDPFYYPEFSKDIHHEVELVVKICKGGKYIQEKFAHRYYEEVGLGIDFTARDVQSRLKAKGLPWELAKAFNDSAPISKFQPISNFKDIQDINFSVSLNGEEKQNGNSSMMLWNVNEIIAFVSKYITLKKGDFIFTGTPKGVSPVKIGDRIEGFIEGEKLLDFEVK from the coding sequence ATGAAAATTATTTGTATAGGTCGAAATTATGTTGATCACATTGCTGAATTAAATAATGAACGTCCTACTGAACCCGTAATTTTTACAAAACCTGAAACAGCAGTTTTAAAAAATAACGACCCTTTCTACTATCCAGAATTTTCTAAGGATATACATCATGAAGTAGAATTAGTTGTAAAAATCTGTAAAGGCGGGAAATACATTCAAGAAAAATTTGCTCATAGATATTACGAAGAAGTAGGTTTAGGAATTGACTTTACAGCAAGAGACGTTCAATCTAGACTAAAAGCAAAAGGGCTTCCTTGGGAACTTGCAAAAGCTTTTAATGACAGTGCCCCTATTTCTAAATTTCAACCTATTTCGAATTTCAAAGATATTCAAGACATTAATTTCAGTGTATCACTTAACGGTGAGGAAAAACAAAACGGCAATTCAAGTATGATGCTTTGGAATGTAAATGAAATTATTGCTTTTGTATCTAAATACATCACTTTAAAGAAAGGAGATTTTATTTTCACTGGAACCCCTAAAGGTGTTAGTCCAGTTAAAATTGGAGATAGAATTGAAGGATTTATAGAAGGTGAAAAATTACTCGATTTCGAAGTCAAATAG
- a CDS encoding porin family protein, whose amino-acid sequence MRKIFLTLGLLLSSYIVFGQGVMIAAKVGTNISKIRTNRTNDFSYKPNITFGGVVEAATSDVFSLQAECLYSMIRSKSMGTTVSLNYVDIPLLAKFSVGKKNRFFFNFGPMVSVLAKAKENGPTNIIDGSLSPSESTNDRNVNRYLNDSNISLVFGIGAMVDNIMIDFRYIAGLSDITRVSGDDLSISRFDVTLAYALVF is encoded by the coding sequence ATGAGGAAGATTTTTTTAACCCTTGGACTACTTTTAAGTTCTTACATAGTTTTTGGTCAAGGTGTTATGATTGCCGCAAAAGTTGGTACTAATATCTCTAAAATAAGAACCAATCGTACAAACGATTTTTCTTACAAGCCAAATATTACTTTTGGTGGTGTTGTAGAAGCAGCAACAAGTGATGTCTTTTCATTACAAGCAGAATGTTTATACAGCATGATTAGATCAAAATCTATGGGTACAACTGTCAGTTTAAATTATGTTGATATTCCATTATTAGCTAAATTTTCTGTCGGAAAGAAAAATAGGTTCTTTTTTAATTTTGGCCCTATGGTTAGTGTACTAGCTAAGGCAAAAGAAAATGGCCCTACTAATATTATTGATGGTTCATTATCTCCATCAGAAAGTACAAATGATCGTAATGTGAATCGTTATTTAAATGATTCTAATATCTCTTTAGTATTTGGTATTGGTGCAATGGTAGATAATATCATGATTGATTTCAGGTACATTGCAGGTTTATCTGATATTACACGAGTTAGTGGAGACGATTTATCAATAAGCAGATTTGACGTAACATTAGCATATGCATTAGTATTCTAA
- the ade gene encoding adenine deaminase has protein sequence MATEIKGNIVDVHKRMIYPGCITIEGKRIKSIKYDESSKGISQYIVPGFVDAHIHIESSMLAPVEFAKIAVRHGTVATISDPHEIANVVGIEGIHYMIENGKQTPFKFNFGAPSCVPATAFETAGDTISVSQIEELLANDDIKYLSEMMNWPGVLNNDADVMAKIRIAKTAKKPVDGHAPGLKGKKLIKYAAAGISTDHESFELDEALHKIEHGMKIQIREGSAAKNFEALSPLLKSHPSKLMFCTDDSHPHELINGHMDKFIKRALDMGTDIFDAIKIASIHPIEHYNLDVGQLREGDYADFVIINNMSNFKPIATYINGVKVAENGKELFSTPTAQIINKFNCQPKKASDFNLALDGKNKVRVIVAHDGQLITSEESHDINSLKENDVLKVAVVNRYQEAPVSVAYIKGFGLKEGAIASTVAHDSHNIVAVGVTDEAIAAAVNKVIDMQGGLCIKNDTKEATFALPIAGLMTNIDGESAAKKYIQLLETAKEFGSTLHDPYMTLSFMALLVIPQLKISDKGLFDGKTFNFVNLFVD, from the coding sequence ATGGCAACAGAAATCAAAGGAAATATTGTAGATGTTCATAAACGAATGATTTACCCTGGATGTATCACGATTGAAGGGAAACGTATTAAATCAATTAAATACGATGAATCTTCAAAAGGTATAAGTCAATATATAGTACCAGGTTTTGTAGATGCACATATTCATATTGAAAGTTCTATGCTTGCCCCTGTTGAATTTGCAAAAATTGCAGTTAGACACGGTACTGTAGCAACAATTTCTGATCCACACGAAATAGCGAATGTAGTGGGTATTGAAGGTATACATTACATGATTGAGAATGGAAAACAAACTCCTTTTAAATTCAATTTCGGTGCTCCCTCTTGCGTGCCTGCAACAGCTTTCGAAACTGCTGGAGATACCATTAGTGTTAGCCAAATAGAAGAGCTTCTTGCCAATGATGATATTAAGTATTTATCAGAAATGATGAATTGGCCGGGAGTGCTCAATAATGACGCTGATGTGATGGCAAAAATTAGAATTGCTAAAACTGCAAAAAAACCTGTAGATGGGCATGCTCCAGGTTTAAAAGGTAAAAAATTGATTAAATATGCTGCTGCAGGGATTTCAACAGATCACGAAAGTTTTGAATTAGACGAAGCACTCCATAAAATTGAACATGGAATGAAAATTCAAATCCGAGAAGGTTCTGCTGCTAAGAATTTCGAGGCTTTATCTCCACTCCTAAAATCGCATCCATCAAAACTAATGTTTTGCACTGATGACTCCCATCCACATGAGCTTATAAACGGTCATATGGATAAGTTTATCAAAAGAGCACTAGATATGGGTACAGATATCTTTGATGCCATTAAAATAGCATCCATCCATCCTATTGAGCATTATAACTTAGATGTTGGCCAATTAAGAGAGGGTGATTATGCAGATTTTGTGATTATTAATAACATGAGCAATTTCAAACCTATTGCCACTTATATAAATGGTGTGAAGGTTGCTGAAAATGGAAAAGAATTATTCTCTACGCCAACAGCTCAAATTATTAATAAATTTAATTGTCAACCTAAAAAAGCAAGTGATTTTAATTTAGCACTAGATGGCAAAAATAAAGTAAGAGTAATTGTAGCACACGATGGTCAGTTAATAACATCTGAAGAGTCACACGATATAAACTCTTTAAAGGAGAATGATGTTCTAAAAGTTGCAGTCGTAAATCGCTATCAAGAAGCTCCTGTATCAGTAGCTTATATAAAAGGTTTTGGTTTGAAAGAAGGAGCTATTGCTTCTACAGTTGCACACGACTCTCATAATATAGTTGCTGTTGGTGTTACTGATGAGGCTATTGCAGCAGCTGTAAATAAAGTTATTGATATGCAAGGTGGGCTTTGCATTAAGAATGACACTAAGGAAGCTACATTTGCATTACCAATTGCTGGCTTAATGACAAATATTGATGGAGAATCAGCTGCAAAAAAATATATCCAACTCCTTGAAACAGCAAAAGAGTTCGGTTCTACTCTCCATGATCCTTATATGACGCTTTCATTTATGGCATTATTGGTAATTCCTCAACTAAAAATAAGTGACAAAGGTTTGTTTGATGGGAAAACATTCAATTTTGTTAATTTATTTGTTGATTAA